The genomic segment GTGCTCAAGCAGGGCCAGTACCAGCCGGTGCCGGTCGAGCAGCAGATCCTCCAGATCTACGCCGCCACGAGCCGCAACCCCGAGGGTCGTCCCTGGCTGCGCGACATCGAGGTCAACGACGTGCGCCGCTATGTGAAGGAACTCTCCGAGTTCGCGCTGGCCAAGCACGAGGACGTCCTCAAGGCCATCGTCGAGAAGAAGGACCTGACCGACGACATCAAGGCCAAGCTCGATTCGCTTCTGGCCGCCTTCACCGATGCCTTCCTGGGCGAGAAGAAGGCCGAGCAGTCCAGCGCCGCCGCCGGCGAAGCCGCAGCGGCCCAGGCCTAATTTAAGGAACCCGTTCTCATGCCGAGCCTGAAGTCCTACAGAACGCGCATCGCTTCCGTGAAGAACACGCGGAAGATCACGCGCGCCATGAAGCTGGTGAGCGCGGCCAAACTGCGTCGCGCCCAGCAGGCCGCGCTCTCGCACCGCAGCTATGCCGACTACATGCGCAGCATCATCTGCAACGTGGCGGCCATGAGCGAGGAGCGCCCGCACCCGCTCATGGAAGAGCGCGAGGGCACCAAGACCCTGATGGTGCTGCTCACCTCCGACCGCGGTTTGTGCGGCGGTTTCAACTCGAACATCTCGCGTGCAACCGATCGCTGGATCTTCGAGCACAAGAATGAGCTTGAATCGGTCGAGCTGCAGTTCATCGGGCGCAAGGGCCGCGACTACTTCAGTGTGCGCCCGGGCTCGGGCAAGCAGCGCGAAGTGCCGACGCTCCAGGCACTCGACCCCGAGACGCCCGGCATCATCACCGAGGACATCACCAAAGTCTTTCTTGAGGGGCAGTACGACCAGGTATTCCTGGCCTACAACAAGTTCCTCTCGCCGCTCGTTCAGGAAATCACCTTCGAGCGCCTGCTGCCCATCGAG from the Chrysiogenia bacterium genome contains:
- the atpG gene encoding ATP synthase F1 subunit gamma, with amino-acid sequence MPSLKSYRTRIASVKNTRKITRAMKLVSAAKLRRAQQAALSHRSYADYMRSIICNVAAMSEERPHPLMEEREGTKTLMVLLTSDRGLCGGFNSNISRATDRWIFEHKNELESVELQFIGRKGRDYFSVRPGSGKQREVPTLQALDPETPGIITEDITKVFLEGQYDQVFLAYNKFLSPLVQEITFERLLPIEPADLPEGEAHFDYLYEPGKAEVLDRFLPTYLSARIDQAVHESVASEHGARMTAMESATKNAEEMIGRLTLEYNRARQAAITTELMEIIGGAEALKG